A window of Clostridia bacterium genomic DNA:
CGATCATTGAAAATGCGGCCGAAGAACCGGAAATTGTAGATTTAGCTAATTTTATAAATACTATGGGTGGTAAGATTGTCGGAGCTGGTACTAAAATTATTAAAATTGAAGGGGTAGAAAATTTAGGGGCAGCTGAACATGCCGTTATCCCAGATCGTATTGAGGCCGGCAGTTTTTTGGTGGCTGGGGCCATTTGCCAAGGCGACCTTTTTTTAGATAATTTAATTATTGATCATTTAAAACCGGTGATTGCCAAGCTGCGGGAAGCTGGAGTGGAAATAAAAGAAGCAGGATTAGGTTTACGTGTTTATAGTGAAGGTATACCGAAAGCTTTGGATTTAAAAACACTTCCTTATCCTGGGTTCCCTACGGATTTACAAGCTCAATTTATGGCTTTATTATCATTGGCCCAAGGTACCAGTATTATCACTGAAACTGTATTTGAAAATCGTTTTATGCATGCTGAAGAATTACGCCGCATGGGTGCTGATATTCGTATTGAAGGACGCAGTGCCATTGTAAAAGGTGTGGAAAGATTAACTGGTGCTGAAGTAAAGGCCCCTGATTTGCGTGCAGGAGCAGCTTTGGTGTTAGCTGGTTTGGTAGCTGAAGGTGAAACGGTAATTAGTGATGTTTACCATTTAGATCGCGGTTATGATAATTTTGTGGCTAAATTACGCAGTTTAGGTGCTCAAATTATTAGAGTTAAAGATGGTGAAAAGCCGCTTTATTTAGTGCAAGAAAATTAGGTTCTAAAAAATAAATAAAGACATAGGCTAGTTTTAATAAAGTAGTAAAAAAAAGGACTGGTCAAAATGTCTTTACGATTTATAAAAAGAAGACAGCGTTACCGACTCTTTTTAGCGGGAGCAGGTATGTTGTCTTTTCTTTTGGTTTTATTTTTATTGGGAAGTTGTATGCGGCGCTGTCTTTTGGTGGAAAAAACCCCAGTGATAGAAAATGAATTAAGAATGATTAAACTTTGGGA
This region includes:
- the murA gene encoding UDP-N-acetylglucosamine 1-carboxyvinyltransferase, which produces MKLSRFFCPSEETSKIIVSGGLPLEGKVTISGAKNAVLPIIVAALLAEETCVIQDVPRLADVEIICDVLSELGAQIKLELKNSAYNVEINCSQLNNYEATYEYVNKMRASVLVMGPLLARLGKAKISLPGGCAIGTRPIDLHLKGLAALGVQINMEHGYLWAEAPVLKGARIYLDYPSVGATENIMMAAALAQGTTIIENAAEEPEIVDLANFINTMGGKIVGAGTKIIKIEGVENLGAAEHAVIPDRIEAGSFLVAGAICQGDLFLDNLIIDHLKPVIAKLREAGVEIKEAGLGLRVYSEGIPKALDLKTLPYPGFPTDLQAQFMALLSLAQGTSIITETVFENRFMHAEELRRMGADIRIEGRSAIVKGVERLTGAEVKAPDLRAGAALVLAGLVAEGETVISDVYHLDRGYDNFVAKLRSLGAQIIRVKDGEKPLYLVQEN